One stretch of Anaerolineae bacterium DNA includes these proteins:
- a CDS encoding ferredoxin, with the protein MKIAIERDECIGCGNCTDIAPDVFELDDEGISTVVNPAGADEDTIREAAESCPVDCIILSDDEGNQIYP; encoded by the coding sequence ATGAAGATAGCCATCGAGCGTGACGAGTGCATCGGCTGCGGCAACTGCACTGACATCGCACCGGACGTGTTCGAGCTGGACGACGAGGGGATCTCGACTGTCGTGAACCCCGCCGGCGCCGACGAGGATACCATCCGGGAAGCAGCCGAGAGCTGTCCGGTGGACTGCATCATTCTGTCCGACGACGAGGGGAATCAGATCTATCCCTGA